The Clostridia bacterium genome has a window encoding:
- a CDS encoding UDP-N-acetylglucosamine 1-carboxyvinyltransferase: MSKILIHGGQPLRGRVRVSGRKNAAVALLPAAVVAEGPVRLENVPDIADVHTYVEMLEAIGVDVRRPEPNVVEVDASDVAARPAPYALAKKMRASYYLLGALLARTGRAEVALPGGCDIGARPIDQHIKAFQALGAEVTIEHGVVRAEAARLRGARIYLDIVSVGATINAMLAACRAEGTTVIENAAKEPHVVDVAILLNAMGGRISGAGTDVIKITGVRRLGSAEHTVIPDEIEAATYLMAAAGTRGDVVVEGVVAKHLEPIIAKLQEAGAHVEHDADCIRVRGDRRLRAVRVKTLPYPGFPTDAQQPMTALLSTAEGTSTVTETIFEARFKYVDELKRMGARIRVEGRTAVIEGVERLSGAPVQATDLRAGAALVVAGLMAEGCTEVTGIKHLDRGYERMEDKLRGLGARIERVGAQVKA; this comes from the coding sequence TTGAGCAAGATTCTCATTCACGGCGGGCAGCCCCTGCGCGGGCGCGTGCGCGTGAGCGGGCGCAAGAACGCGGCGGTGGCGCTCCTGCCGGCCGCGGTGGTGGCCGAGGGGCCGGTGCGGCTGGAAAACGTCCCCGACATCGCCGACGTGCACACGTACGTGGAGATGCTCGAGGCCATCGGCGTCGACGTCCGCCGGCCGGAGCCGAACGTCGTCGAGGTGGACGCGTCCGATGTCGCCGCCCGCCCGGCGCCCTACGCGCTGGCGAAGAAGATGCGCGCCTCCTATTACCTTCTGGGCGCGCTGCTCGCGCGCACAGGGCGCGCGGAGGTCGCGCTGCCCGGGGGCTGCGACATCGGTGCGCGGCCCATCGACCAACATATCAAGGCGTTCCAGGCGCTCGGCGCGGAGGTGACGATCGAGCACGGCGTCGTGCGCGCGGAGGCGGCGCGGCTGCGCGGTGCGCGCATCTACCTCGACATCGTCAGCGTCGGGGCGACGATCAACGCCATGCTGGCCGCATGCCGGGCGGAGGGGACGACGGTCATCGAAAACGCGGCCAAGGAGCCGCACGTCGTGGATGTCGCCATTCTCTTGAACGCCATGGGCGGGCGCATCTCGGGCGCAGGCACGGACGTCATCAAGATCACCGGCGTGCGACGCCTGGGGTCCGCGGAGCACACCGTGATTCCCGATGAGATCGAGGCCGCGACGTACCTGATGGCGGCCGCCGGCACGCGCGGGGACGTCGTCGTGGAGGGCGTCGTGGCCAAGCACCTGGAGCCGATCATCGCCAAGCTGCAGGAGGCGGGGGCGCACGTGGAGCACGACGCCGACTGCATCCGCGTCCGCGGCGACCGGCGGTTGCGCGCCGTGAGAGTGAAGACGCTCCCCTACCCGGGATTTCCCACGGATGCCCAGCAGCCGATGACGGCGCTCCTGTCCACGGCCGAAGGGACGAGCACGGTCACGGAGACGATCTTCGAGGCGCGATTCAAATACGTGGACGAGCTCAAACGGATGGGCGCGCGCATCCGCGTCGAGGGGCGGACGGCCGTGATCGAAGGGGTGGAGCGGCTGTCCGGCGCGCCCGTGCAGGCGACGGACCTGCGCGCGGGGGCGGCGCTCGTCGTGGCGGGGCTGATGGCCGAAGGCTGCACCGAGGTGACCGGGATCAAGCACCTGGACCGCGGCTACGAGCGGATGGAGGACAAGCTGCGCGGGCTGGGCGCGCGCATCGAGCGGGTGGGGGCGCAGGTCAAGGCGTGA